Sequence from the Aquimarina sp. Aq107 genome:
ACCGACATACAAACAAAAAATCGACCACAAATCAACTTTTTTGAGATACTTATTTGCTAATAGCTGATAAGGTTCAGAGTCACTTATATTATTAAAGAAACTATGACCTGCAAAAGAAATATCCAAACTTGCTTTCACATACCTATCAATATATTGTACGGCAAGCTCCGGTTCTCTCATTTCGGAATAGGTAAAAGCCAACTTCTGAAATACTGATAAAGAATCCGCTTGTTTTTCTTCTAATGCATTAAGATATCTATCAATTACAGATTGATATTGCTCTTTAGTATCATACCTATCTTGAGTGTAGGACAAAGTATTCTCCTTATCTATTATTCCATTGCTACCAAAACCATATATGGTTGAAGAAATGGAAAATAAAACAAAGATACCTAGTAAAGATATTTTTATATATTTTTTTGAGTTAGCCACACAATTATTACTAAATAATTATTGATTCTAATTTACGACAACTTTTTCTTAATTTTTTCACAATAGAGCGTCTCCCGATAATATCTTACTAAAAAACTCAATAAAATCAACAGTTTTGAAACTAAAATTTATTTTAAAAAAATATGGTATTACCGTAAATAACTTACAAAATATCAATAAAATTATAATTTTTATTATCCGAAAAATGGAAAAAAAGCATCATTATATTATATTTTTTTCGCTTCTTCCCAAAACACATCCATTTCGGCAAGTGTCATGTCCTGTAAACTCTTACTTTTTTCTTTTGCTTTTTTTTCCAAATACTGAAACCGTTTTATAAACTTTTTATTGGTTCGTTCTAACGCGTCCTCTGGATTAATATTTAAGAAACGAGCATAATTGATCATCGAGAATAATACATCGCCAAACTCAGACTCTATCTTATCAGCATCTTGTTTTTCAATTTCGTCTTGAAGTTCTCCTAATTCTTCCTCTAGTTTTTCGAAAACCTGTTGTGGCTCTTCCCAATCGAAACCAACTCCTGCAACCTTATCCTGTATACGACTTGCTTTGACTAAAGCAGGTAAAGACTTAGGAACACCTTCCAAAACACTATTCTTACCTTCTTTAAGTTTTAAATTCTCCCAATTTCGTTTTACATCTTCTTCATCAGTTACTTCTACATCACCATAAATATGAGGATGACGACTAATTAATTTTTCACATATTTCATTGGCTACATCTGCAATATCAAAATCTTTAGTTTCACTTCCTATTTTAGCATAAAAAACTATATGTAATAGTAAATCTCCAAGCTCTTTTTTAACCTCATTTAAATTATTATCTAATATCGCATCACCTAGTTCATAAGTTTCTTCAATAGTAAGATGCCTAAGTGACTGTAATGTCTGTTTTTTATCCCATGGACATTGCTCTCGCAATTCATCCATTATAGTAAGCAACCTATCAAAAGCTTTTAATTGATTTTCCCTAGAGTTCATTGTATAGTTTTATTTCAAAAATAAGGATAATATCATGCTCCTTATAATTTAAGAATAAAAGTAATTTTTTATAAAAAAACTATAGATTTGAAGTTCTCTTAACAGTAATACAATTTATATGCACTCTATTAAAATTCTTTTTGCTTGTATATACGCTGACGGACATTTTAATCCGATGACTCAATTAGCAGTGCATCTAAAAAAAAGCGTGATGTAAGATGGTATACAGGGAATACTCATGAAAAAATTAAACTCCTATGATACTTAAATATTTGTAAGAAATACATTTTGGATTTAGTATTTTCTAAAACCAAGTAATCAAAGTTGAATTTCACTCATTGTTCTCTGTATTTCTTTAAAATTAGACACTAGATCTTTCACTATTTCATCAACTGGTTTGATATTATTAATCAAGCCTGATACCTGTCCTATTTCAAGTTCTCCTTCTATCAGATCTCCTTCGAACATTCCCTTTTTAGCTCTTGCACGACCCAATAATGTTTTTAACTCTTCTAATGATGTTCCTTTATCATACAATGCCGCAACATCATTATAAAATTTATTTTTCAACATTCTTACAGGAGCTAACTCCTTTAATGTAAGCTGTGTATCACCTTCCTTAGCATCAACCACCATTTGTTTAAAGCTATGATGAGAAGAAGCTTCTTCACTTGCGACAAACCTACTACCAATCTGAACTCCATCAGCTCCCAATGCCATTACAGCAAACATAGAAGAACCTGTGGCAATACCTCCAGCTGCAATTAAAGGAATCCTAATCTTTTCTTTTACCATGGGAATTAATGCCAAGGTAGTTGTCTCATCTCTTCCATTATGACCTCCTGCTTCGAAACCTTCAGCTACAACAGCGTCTACTCCGGCATCTTGTGCTTTCATAGCAAATTTCAAGCTACTTACGACATGTACCACAGTAATACCTTTCTGTTTAAGATAAGAAGTATATGTTTTAGGATTACCTGCAGATGTAAAAACTATCTTAACTTCTTCTTCAATTATAATCTCTATAATTTCTTGAAGATTTGGATATAACATAGGAACATTTACGCCAAAGGGCTTATCCGTTGCTTTTTTACATTTCTGAATATGTTCTCTTAATACATCTGGGTACATAGAACCTGCTCCAATAAGTCCCAAACCTCCAGAATTACTAACTGCACTTGCAAGTTTCCATCCACTTGCCCAAATCATCCCACCTTGAACAATAGGATATTCGATTTTAAAAAGTTCTTTGACCTTATTCATTAGTTTTTAGATATCTTCATTGTATGACGCGAGGTACCAGAAATCAATTCTATTAAATATAAACCGCTTGACAAATCATTTAGCCCAATAGATTTTCCACTTTTCAAACTTTCTGATTTGACTAATTTGCCCTCAGCTGTAAAAATTCTAATTTTAACTGACTCCACAGTTGTAAAATCAAAAAACAATCTATCATTTACAGGATTTGGATATATTCTAAAATCATCTGATAAATTTTCATCAACCGATAAATTTTCCACTATAGTCCTAAAATTTGGAATTCCATACCCTAATTGAGTATTAGGATTGTTATATAATGATGCTGATTCTCTTATTAATTGCATAATTTCTGCATTTGTCATAGATGGAAAAGCCTGCCATAAACAAGTTACTGCTCCTGCTATAATTGGAGCGCTAAAAGAAGTCCCACTTCTACTAGCCACAGAATTATCTGATATTAAAACTGTAGCAGCTAATCCTCTTGCCACTACATCTGGTTTAACTCGATTATCAGCTGTAGGACCTCTTGAACTAAATGATGCATAATTACCTGCTCCATCAACAGCTCCAACAGTAAGCACGCCTTCAGAATCTCCTGGAGCGGTTATAATACCCCAACTACTATTTCCTGAATTACCAGCAGAAGAAACTAATAACATCCCTTTTTCAAAAGCCATATTTGCTCCTCTAGTAATAAAGGTAGTCTTTCCATCCATATCGGATACACTATACTCATAAGCTGGATTACTAAAACCATTAGAATATCCTAAAGAAGTATTAATTACATCTACTCCTAAACTATCAGCTCTTTCAGCTGCTTCTACCCATAATGATTCTTCTTTAGGTCCTTCTGTTACTATATCTTCTGTTATAAATAAATGATATTTGGCATCTGGAGCTGTTCCCACAAATTCTCCATCAATAAAACCTGCAATATCACTAAAAGTTTGTGTTCCATGCGTATTTCCCGAAAAGGAAAACTCATCATCATCTCGTCTTACAAAATCATACCCAGCTAACAATCTACCTTCATCTCTAATACGTTTAAACCCTTCCATGGTATCAACATTAAGAAAACCAGAATCCATAATAGCTATAATCATTCCTGAACCTGTGTAATCTAATTCATGCAAGTAATCAGCATTCAATTGTTGAATTTGTTGAGCAGCACTACCGTAATCAAATGTAGTATTAACTTCAAATTTATTACTCTCTTGAAAAAAATTATCCCTTTTACGAATTATAGGTGTACCTGTATCTAAAGAATTATCAGCATAATCTATCTCAACTACAAAATTCAAATTCAATAAATCATTAATATCAGACTGAGTACCTCTAACAAAAACACAATTAAACCACTTAGACTTAGCAAGTACTGTGATTCCTTCTATACTTTTAACCTTTGATATATATCCCTCATTTACAGGAACATCTTTCTCATCTATTACGACATTATGAAGACTTTTTCTATCAATAGACTCTTGTGTAAGAATAGATAAAGGATTTGCTATACTATTAGCTACATCTTCCTTATCTTTAAAATACACCCAGGCATCTTCAGTCTGCGCAATTCCCCATTGAGTAATACAAAAAAGTAGAAGGATAATTATTTTTCTCATAGCATTGAAGTTTAAAAATCTTTACAATTTACGAAATTACTCCAGACCCAACTAATTCTTCATCAATATACCAAGCAACAAATTGTCCCTCTGTAATTGCACTCTGAGGGTTTTTAAAAACAATATACATACCTGAATCTACTTGATATAAAGTTGCCTTATCAAGAGGTTGTCGATATCGTATTCTTGCCATTACATCTAATTCTTGATCTATCTGCAATTTAATATCTGATCGCACCCAGTGTAATTCTTCATTACTAATAAAAAGAGCTCTTCTATATAAACCGGGATGTGCTTTACCTTGTCCAGTATAAATCACATTAGTATTCACATCAGTTTCGATAACAAACAATGGTTCTGGAGTACCTCCTACTGCCAAACCTTTTCGTTGTCCTTTGGTATAATAATGCGCCCCTTGATGTTGCCCAACTACTTTCCCATCAGCGATATTGTATTGATATTTTAAAGAAAGAAACTCTAATTCTTCTTTTTTAGAATTAAAATTCGGAATCGTTCTATTATAC
This genomic interval carries:
- the mazG gene encoding nucleoside triphosphate pyrophosphohydrolase — translated: MNSRENQLKAFDRLLTIMDELREQCPWDKKQTLQSLRHLTIEETYELGDAILDNNLNEVKKELGDLLLHIVFYAKIGSETKDFDIADVANEICEKLISRHPHIYGDVEVTDEEDVKRNWENLKLKEGKNSVLEGVPKSLPALVKASRIQDKVAGVGFDWEEPQQVFEKLEEELGELQDEIEKQDADKIESEFGDVLFSMINYARFLNINPEDALERTNKKFIKRFQYLEKKAKEKSKSLQDMTLAEMDVFWEEAKKI
- a CDS encoding nitronate monooxygenase family protein; its protein translation is MNKVKELFKIEYPIVQGGMIWASGWKLASAVSNSGGLGLIGAGSMYPDVLREHIQKCKKATDKPFGVNVPMLYPNLQEIIEIIIEEEVKIVFTSAGNPKTYTSYLKQKGITVVHVVSSLKFAMKAQDAGVDAVVAEGFEAGGHNGRDETTTLALIPMVKEKIRIPLIAAGGIATGSSMFAVMALGADGVQIGSRFVASEEASSHHSFKQMVVDAKEGDTQLTLKELAPVRMLKNKFYNDVAALYDKGTSLEELKTLLGRARAKKGMFEGDLIEGELEIGQVSGLINNIKPVDEIVKDLVSNFKEIQRTMSEIQL
- a CDS encoding S8 family serine peptidase; this encodes MRKIIILLLFCITQWGIAQTEDAWVYFKDKEDVANSIANPLSILTQESIDRKSLHNVVIDEKDVPVNEGYISKVKSIEGITVLAKSKWFNCVFVRGTQSDINDLLNLNFVVEIDYADNSLDTGTPIIRKRDNFFQESNKFEVNTTFDYGSAAQQIQQLNADYLHELDYTGSGMIIAIMDSGFLNVDTMEGFKRIRDEGRLLAGYDFVRRDDDEFSFSGNTHGTQTFSDIAGFIDGEFVGTAPDAKYHLFITEDIVTEGPKEESLWVEAAERADSLGVDVINTSLGYSNGFSNPAYEYSVSDMDGKTTFITRGANMAFEKGMLLVSSAGNSGNSSWGIITAPGDSEGVLTVGAVDGAGNYASFSSRGPTADNRVKPDVVARGLAATVLISDNSVASRSGTSFSAPIIAGAVTCLWQAFPSMTNAEIMQLIRESASLYNNPNTQLGYGIPNFRTIVENLSVDENLSDDFRIYPNPVNDRLFFDFTTVESVKIRIFTAEGKLVKSESLKSGKSIGLNDLSSGLYLIELISGTSRHTMKISKN